The following proteins are encoded in a genomic region of Mycolicibacterium confluentis:
- a CDS encoding PH domain-containing protein yields MSASPGTEWDLVVRPHLAPRFAYGAAFVIAAAHITVGALLKVKSSGVIFQTADQVAIGALGIVIACVVLLFARPRLRVGPAGVSVRNLVGDKLVDWEQVQDLSFHRGARWARLDLPDDEYIPVMAIQAIDKARAVDAMDGVRTLIDKYKS; encoded by the coding sequence GTGAGCGCGTCGCCGGGCACGGAGTGGGACCTGGTGGTCCGTCCGCATCTGGCACCCCGGTTCGCCTATGGTGCGGCGTTCGTCATCGCGGCCGCGCACATCACCGTCGGAGCCCTGCTCAAGGTCAAATCCAGCGGCGTGATCTTCCAGACCGCCGATCAGGTGGCCATTGGCGCGCTGGGCATCGTGATCGCCTGCGTGGTGCTGCTCTTCGCCCGCCCGCGGCTGCGGGTCGGTCCGGCCGGCGTGTCCGTGCGGAACCTTGTGGGCGACAAGCTGGTTGACTGGGAGCAGGTCCAGGATCTGTCCTTCCACCGTGGGGCACGCTGGGCGCGGCTCGACCTGCCCGACGATGAATACATCCCCGTGATGGCGATCCAGGCCATCGACAAGGCGCGGGCTGTGGACGCCATGGACGGCGTGCGCACGCTCATCGACAAATACAAGAGCTGA
- the ribH gene encoding 6,7-dimethyl-8-ribityllumazine synthase produces MSGGAGVPEMPELDGSTISLAIVASTWHTTICDALLDGALRVAKAAGVAEPTVVRVLGAIEIPVVAQELARSHDAVVALGVVIRGGTPHFDYVCDAVTQGLTRVSLDAATPVANGVLTTNTEEQALDRAGLPGSAEDKGEQAAAAALSTALTLRDLRAAR; encoded by the coding sequence GTGAGCGGAGGCGCCGGGGTTCCGGAGATGCCCGAGCTCGACGGCTCGACGATCTCCCTGGCGATCGTCGCCAGCACGTGGCACACCACGATCTGCGATGCGCTGCTCGACGGCGCCCTGCGGGTCGCGAAGGCCGCGGGAGTGGCCGAACCCACCGTCGTGCGGGTGCTCGGTGCGATCGAGATTCCCGTCGTGGCCCAGGAGCTGGCCCGCAGCCACGATGCCGTCGTCGCCCTCGGCGTCGTGATCCGGGGTGGCACACCGCATTTCGACTACGTCTGCGATGCCGTCACGCAGGGCCTGACACGGGTCTCACTCGACGCCGCGACGCCGGTGGCCAACGGTGTGCTCACGACCAACACCGAGGAGCAGGCGCTGGACCGTGCGGGTCTGCCCGGCTCTGCGGAGGACAAGGGTGAGCAGGCGGCCGCCGCGGCGCTGAGCACGGCCCTGACTCTGCGCGACCTGCGCGCAGCCCGGTGA